The following are from one region of the Choloepus didactylus isolate mChoDid1 chromosome 11 unlocalized genomic scaffold, mChoDid1.pri SUPER_11_unloc1, whole genome shotgun sequence genome:
- the LOC119524451 gene encoding LOW QUALITY PROTEIN: protein O-mannosyl-transferase TMTC4-like (The sequence of the model RefSeq protein was modified relative to this genomic sequence to represent the inferred CDS: inserted 2 bases in 1 codon; deleted 2 bases in 1 codon), whose product MGMLRNGGLLFRMILLTSGGAAMLYVRWTIIGTGPPAFTEVVNPASFADSMLVRAINYNYYYSLNARLLLCPWCLCFDWSMGSIPLIKSVSDWRIITLVALWFCLIGLICQALCSEDSHNRRILTLGLGFLVIPFLPACNLFFRVGFVVAXRVLYLPSAGYCVLLTFGFGALSKHAKKKKLIAAIILGILFLNMLRCMIRSGEWRNEEQLFRSALSVCPLNAKVHYNVGKNLADKGNQTAAIRYYREAVRLNPKYVHAMNNLGNILKERNELQEAKELLSLAIQIQPDFAAAWMNLGIVQNSLKRFEAAEQSYRTAIKHRRKYPDCYYNLGRLYEDLNRHVDALNAWRNATVLKPEHSLAWNNMIILLDNTGNLATAEAVGREALELIPDDHSLMFSLANVLGKSQKYKESEALFLKAIKANPNAASYHGNLAVLYHHWGHLNLAKKHYEISLHLDPTASGTKENYGLLRRKLEQMQKKDV is encoded by the exons atgggcaTGCTCAGGAACGGAGGCCTCCTATTTCGGATGATTCTCCTGACCTCTGGAGGGGCAGCCATGCTCTACGTGCGCTGGACAATCATAGGCACAGGCCCACCGGCGTTCACCGAGGTGGTCAACCCAGCCTCCTTTGCTGACAGCATGCTGGTCAGGGCCATAAACTATAATTACTACTATTCACTGAATGCACGGCTGCTGCTGTGTCCCTGGTGTCTGTGTTTTGATTGGTCAATGGGCAGCATACCCCTCATTAAGTCAGTCAGTGACTGGAGAATAATTACACTAGTCGCACTCTGGTTCTGCCTAATTGGCCTAATATGTCAAGCCCTGTGCTCTGAAGACAGCCATAACAGAAGGATCCTTACTCTGGGCCTTGGATTTCTTGTGATCCCATTTCTTCCTGCATGTAACCTGTTCTTCCGAGTGGGCTTTGTGGTGGC GAGAGTCCTCTACCTCCCCAGTGCTGGGTACTGTGTGCTGCTGACTTTCGGATTTGGAGCTCTAAGTAAACatgctaaaaaaaagaaactaattgCTGCTATTATACTGGGAATTTTATTCCTAAACATGCTGAGATGCATGATTCGCAGCGGTGAATGGCGGAATGAAGAACAGCTTTTTAGAAGTGCCCTGTCTGTGTGTCCTCTCAATGCTAAGGTTCACTACAATGTTGGCAAAAACCTGGCAGATAAAGGCAACCAAACTGCTGCCATCAGATACTACAGGGAAGCTGTA AGATTAAATCCCAAGTATGTTCATGCCATGAATAATCTCGGAAATATCTTAAAAGAAAGGAATGAGCTCCAGGAAGCCAAGGAGCTGCTGTCTTTGGCTATACAAATACAGCCAGACTTTGCTGCTGCCTGGATGAATTTAGGCATTGTGCAGAACAGCCTGAAACGGTTTGAGGCAGCGGAACAGAGTTACCGGACAGCGattaaacacagaagaaaataccCAGATTGTTACTACAACCTTGGACGTCTGTATGAAGATCTAAATCGTCATGTGGATGCATTGAATGCATGGAGAAATGCTACTGTGCTGAAACCAGAGCACAGTTTGGCTTGGAACAATATGATTATACTCCTTGATAATACAGGTAATTTAGCCACAGCTGAAGCAGTTGGAAGGGAAGCTCTGGAATTGATACCTGATGATCACTCTCTGATGTTCTCCTTGGCAAATGTGCTAGGAAAATCCCAGAAATACAAGGAGTCTGAAGCTTTATTCCTCAAGGCAATTAAGGCTAATCCAAATGCTGCAAGTTACCATGGTAATTTGGCTGTGCTTTATCATCACTGGGGACATCTAAACTTAGCCAAAAAACACTATGAGATCTCCCTGCATCTTGACCCCACTGCATCAGGAACTAAGGAGAATTATGGCCTTCTAAGaagaaaactagaacaaatgcaaaagaaagatGTCTGA